The DNA sequence tatttcTTCCTCTAAAGTTATTGACACCCATAATTATCACAATGGCCCACAAAATTCTTACTCTATGCACAAGATGGGATGCAAATGCAATATAATCCACTAAGAAAATATGAAGACAAATCGAAGAAGAGCCATACAATAATTACAATTTATCTTAGACTTCTTAAATAGTTTTTGCCTTGCTTTAAATTTGTGTGATTTCCTCTAATATTTCGATTTACTATGTTACATATTATCGAATTGACTCGATTTTATTTACATAGaattatttaagataaataaataacctATTTTTGTCTaagatatttatgtaatttagaAGCCAATAATTTTATTCAGGTAAACTGcctaaaaaaatatctattaagaattatttataaattatcattattttgtttaaaatttaaaacagagaaaaaaaaaaaagaactatgACAATCACGTTTTTATTGTACACTTTTTTTTCACGGAATGAAGGGGTCAAGGACccaagaataagaaaaagaataataaaaaatttaattattcttttattttttataattttattaaatttataattaaatttttatatttttttaattggatatttataatttatactgcttttaattttataattaggtctttttcatgttaaaatattaaaattaacagaatatttattccaaaatatatatagttaaagatctaattagtTTTTTAGTTGTGGATACTTTTAATTTGTagaaaaatattcagttaactctaatatttcttttacactaaaaaaaatataattataaaattaaaagtaggatagcaacctaattgaaaaaaattatagaacctaattataaatttaataaaataataaagaccaataaaataaaactagatcAAAACTAGTCTCTTGTCAATCTAAAAGTGCCATAATGATCCCATGACAAAGCTAGCacaatttttggagggaaacggTTGAACAAATAAAGACCAATTGGAAGATGCTGTCCAATgataaacaacaaaagaaaaagcacGGAAGGAAGAATGAATCAGTAACTTCAGCAGTGCAaattcaagaaactacaaatttAACAAATCCTACTTATAGTCCAATTTACAGCAATATTTTAATtagcaataaaaaaaatttattgattagcaatttagaaacatgcaaaaatacagaaaaaaaagagaaatctgAAAAAGAGAAAACAGGAAGCGATAGTGTATGGACTCACTAACGGTCAATAGTGAGTCGGCGACCATCCTATAAAAGGTGAAGAAGCAAGAGACAACCCCACGAGTTGCTTCTGCCATCGGCGACGAGACAGATAAACCACGAGATGCCAGCAGTGTGACTGAGACGAGACTCAAGTGAGATTCAGATGCAAAGACAACCACGAACGACGAGCAACAACCAACATGCATACATAGGGCTAGAAGCTAGAATAGAGCAGAGGAAGGGAGGACAGTGGCTGATGCGGTGGAACATAGCTGGTGCCTGGTGCCGTTAGGAAGTGGCTGCACGATGGAGGCAGTAGGCTAGACCGGCAATGGTAGTTTCGATTTTTGAAGCTCCAACGGCGATGGCTGGACGGAAGTTGCAACGATGGCTTTAAGCTCGAAGTAGCGACGGTGGTGGTGGCTGGACGAAAGTCGCACCAGTGGCTTCGATGATGAtaagaggaaggaaaactggAGAAGCTCGAGGGAGTGCTAGGACTGGGAGCTACGCGTTTGTGGAGTGTGGAGTAGAGAGTTGAGTAATGGTTAGGGTTCCACAATGAAAACGGCGATGTTTctagaaaaattctaaaaattggtCGGTTCACAGTTGGGTTCGACTGACCAGTTCTCGATCGGTTCGGGGGTCCAATGACGATTTTGCAAACTTTCGGTTTTGTTTTCTGTCCAAACCGAATTTTTCATCAGTTCAAGTTGAACTGCTTTTTAGAACCTTGGTTTTAAGGCTAAAAGTCTCATCTTGCGTTTGGCTCCAAGTGACCTGGTCAGATCCTTTACTAGGGGTGGCAATAGGGCGAGTTTTTATCCTATCTGACTCCGCCTCCACCCTACAATAACTCACATTAAATCCGCCACGCTTCTATCCACGGGTAATAAAAAGTTAAACTCTAACCCACTCCTGCAGGTATCTGCCTCGTCTCTACCCGtctctataattattaaaatttaacagataaaattaaattttaaaatttatataactatcattacatacataacataaattaaatataaacccAACCCTGCCTAAAAACTTGTCTCGTTAAGATCCGTCCGGTGCGAGATAGATACCCACGAATTCTAGTAGTATTACTATCCCTATCCTTTACAAGGGATAGAAGCGACATAGCTAAAATTCTCTTGAGAGTAACTTTTGGAAACATCTAGTTTGCTTGTATTGATTGAAAGTTTTGAATTATTATcccattattttatttattaaatgtgtataatataaaattccacataaaaaaaaagaaataaaacatacttaaaaaaatatgaatatctTTTGGACACATTTTGGTAGGTGAGCATAACAGATTTTATTACCATAATTCCTACTATTGAGAATAAAACTGCAAACTCAAAATATTAAAGCTAACCATATCCACACATTTGTGAAAAATATTGagtttaacttttaaaaataaaagaattaaaaagtattttcatGCTCAAATAAATATGAGAAGTATATCAGAACAGTAAAGATAATttataacttaaaatttataaCTTAAAATCTTGAGAGatagaaaatatttatatatagacaTTAGATGAATGACACTCACGTCATAATCGTTTGTTTATTAAGTTGGtaaaattattgtatataaaatcgaATTATGACTTTTAATGTATAATAAAGATTGAACTATAGGTAATAGATTAtatattgtatcttactctttaTAGCATaatttagaaaagagaaaaataattaaataaaaaaagaaaaaaatgtattaaTTATGCAAGAGAAAAAGTCAAATGAAATACATTTTAAAGGTTTATTTACGAaagagaaatataataaaaaataaaaaaaacttaaataaaattttgatttctataatttttttagttttggttcaataaaatttaaaatttatattttaattttgatctaTTAGTCATATGACAAAATTATGTTTGAAACCAAAATTAAACATAAGATTTTATAAAGCTTAAAAAGTTGAACATTTTATATAGACcactaatttatttaagaaaaataaagtgtTTCTTAATTAACTATGACCATGAAGTGTCAATTGAAGGTGTATTTGGTTGAGTATTTGTGTTACAAAACGGGGCGTTCAATGGTTTGAAATGTCTTTttctttgggttttttttttccttctaaagACAAATGcaatttcatattttaataaattgtaatttttgtGTTCAATAATTACagttgaaaaaataattaaaaataattattttttgtcaattttgttttttaattttatataatgtatatttttgtctttttttaatactcattattcatataaaatttttaatatttttattaatacaaaACTTTTTTTATgaaacttttttttgttattttttcctTTGGTTTTATATAATTCTTATCGTGGATTCTTGAATTAAAATGTAGTTTGTTTATCatgattaatattttataatataaatgattgatcctaaaaagatcaaattaaataaaaaaaaatacaaaaagagtaTTGAAGTTATTATTAAAAGAGTATTAAATGTCAGCACAtcaatttaaattcttttaaattaggacaaaaaagtgtttgaaaaaatgtggttttgaataatataaattcatgtattTTGTtagtaattttgattttaaataatataatctaaacaaccttcattttattataatttattttttatataaattattaaacatATATTATGTTAACACgcttttttttatatcaaaatctaagtttataaaatcaatttgatataaaaaaaattttgcaaaCTTTAATATAAACACATTCTAAACTTTGAGTTAATATTTAAATGGGTTGCTACCTCAATAATATTTAAACGTTCAACactcatataaataaataaatgaattattAGACTGtgtttgaaagaaaaattaaatctgAGTGATAGATATTTAAAGATTGAAActaatttaagttttttattttttatattatatttaatacaaaatatataaaattgttaTCTTTCCGTATcttatttagtttaaaataaatataaaaataaaataaaaatatttactaaaatatctttaattattaaaaaaatattattaaaattttaatttttattttcaaaaattttaattttttatattctcactttttaaaaatattaaaaaaattaaaattttatttttaattataaaatataatattaaatctcaatttaaattccaatatcTTAAAATACATGGGACGCTCATACTTATTATCACTTTATCAAAATTCAAAAGGATTTCCTGCCAATACTGGTCACTGACCCACTGCGATTCACCCGTCATGGTAAGAGCGTTACTTCTGTTCAAGTTTATCAGTTACACTAAAGTACATGTACTCTTATAATTCCgaacaaaaaaaagtaaatttatatCACTTGTATTTCAAAAACACCATATTGTAATTTTTGGACAGCTTGGTGAAGTCCCAAATctaaaatttagaaatttaacTCTACAGTATAGTTCAAGTGATCTGtctaatttacaaaaaaaaaaaattagacaataATTAGAACCAagtctatttaaaaaaattggtgaAAATATAACtacaaaaaattaaagttaataattttaaagtgtctaaatataattatatttttttggaatattttagtatatattagtCATCAAAAAACATTTTGTATCATTACTATTAATGACTCTGTAAATAGTTATATATAAAACAAGTGTTTGAAATTATTCTTGACAATCactaattatgtaaaaaaaagaaaaatatttggtTATGATTTTTGTCTTCCACAATAATGATCAAATATTAGTTTGCAAAAAAGATTGGAATTAATAAATTTTAgcaattttgataaataattaatcattataaaaataaaattatttttaataaataaatttaattgatatatatatatatatatatatatatataaattctgatcaatataaatataaattatgtgtTTTTAtagattttgataaatataaatataaatataaatataaattatttctaATTAAATAGTAGTTTAAAATAATAACATTTGATAGACATACAGTAAAATAATTTGGAgtacttgtgaaaaaaaaaaacgtacAAGTGTGGGTGCATTAGGGTCATAAGAGTGTAATGACTGGTTATTGGCCGTTTCCTCGGTTGCATCGCCCTCTTTGTTCACTATATATCTTGCCACTTGCCAACTACTTCATTGCCCAAACTTCACTTCATTTCATCATCACTACTAACTAGATTAGCGGCTGCTTTACCTGCCCTCTTTCACTGCATTTTTCTTCACACATGGAAACTGGAGGAGGCTTTCACGGTTATCGCAACCTTCCTACTACTACCTCTGGTATATATCTACAAATATGTAGCTACatatatttcattatttaatGTTATatgttctctcttttttttgttttcatttagcaTGCAGAAATAGTATACATATATGTCTGCAACTACTTGTTCTATTATTCTGCCACATGCATGTAAGGTTATCGAATTTTCTTTAGCcagtcattttcatttttctgaTCTATCTTTCTAATCCATCTCTCATTTTTCTCGTTGATTTTTCTATCCATCCCCACCATGATAACTGGTCTAATGGATGGGCAATGGCACTACTTCCTGTTTTGCTTTCATGGTTTTACATGGGAACAaggtttatatttatttttttttccttcctaACAACAATAAAATATTTCTTCATTGTTAAAATGAATTAACAGGCATTTGAAACACTAGCAATATACGAAAGTAATGATGGTGACACTGTAATGAtgcatttattttatgtttatatacGATAGATATGTTTCTTAGATTGGAATGTACAAGTGGCAAGCATGCCTAGATGGTGCATGCAGGGGTGGTGCTGACTGGAGAGTTACAAGTGGCGTACATGCATTATTCCAAATAATTAACATCATAAACACATCTCCCTTCTTTAATTTTCTCTGCCAACTTTAGTTCATTTTCATTATCTTATCttgtcttcttccttctcttATTTCCCTTCTTACATTCATTCTCTTGCATTCTTACTTGGAAAGACACACATACTACTACTACTCGATCTTCATATCAATATTATTCGTggtctattattattattgcatgcACTAGTATTAAATAGATAGtttagataaatataaatatagtactctcttatacattattattattattattattattattattattattattattattattataagagaATACTCAAAAAGTAATGTatctataattaattataaaaatattgatcattaatatgatatttttatatttatttaaatttttcattaataaCAAACTAAATAAgcacaccaattttttttaaaatatcaaccATAATGATATACGTTCATATTGTATAAAgtacaaaatttaataaatactattttatttttcatttgaatCACACGAAATAAAAGCTACTAATGGTAACCGTTTTCTTCTACAACTTGTTTCCTTTACACGTATGACTCTGTACTTTATTTTCATCTCCATCTCGAAAGACAAAAAGTTCCTGCATGTGCAGCCCCCAATAACCACTCACAAGCAAACATGTTTTAAGTAACTCCCTTCCCCAATGCGTAGCTTCTTTGACCATATAAATTTGGGCGCCAATTCCAagattgccatttaatttcctctCTATACACTTGAACTTTTTACGCAAAGTTATATACACGAATCATAGTTAGTTTGATATATGTATATGCATATAGGGTTGAAGTTATCTGTGTCAGAGATGAACATGAGAGCAGTAGAAAACAACACAGGAAGCAGTAATAATAATCATACAGATGATAATGAATGCACTGTGAGGGAGCAAGATCGGTTCATGCCAATAGCAAATGTGATTAGGATAATGCGCAAGATCCTACCACCGCACGCTAAAATCTCTGATGACGCAAAAGAAACAATACAAGAATGCGTATCAGAGTACATCAGCTTCATCACCGGAGAAGCCAACGAGCGGTGTCAGAGGGAGCAACGGAAGACCATCACGGCGGAGGACGTTCTTTGGGCAATGAGTAAGCTTGGCTTTGACGATTACATTGAGCCTCTGACGATGTACCTTCACAGGTACCGTGAGCTTGAAGGTGACCGTACCTCCATGAGAGGAGAGCCACTTGGAAAGAGGACTGTTGACTATGGAACTCTTGGTGTTGCTGCTGCTTCTACTTTTGTTCCACCGTTTCACATTggacatcaccatcatcatcctcatcccaGTAGCTATTATGGTACACCCATGGGGAATTACATTAGAGATGCACCCAATGCTGGCTCGTCTCTTCAGCCTCCTTCACTTGCTCATGCTGAACCAAATACTCAATACAAATGATCCTATCATGCAATAATAATAGACACTGGTGGTTACTAATAATTAAGGTCTTATTATCATATAATAATCTAGCTGCTTAATTTAACTAGGACTGgtggtttaatttaattttcttgtttgtgtGTGTGAGAAATGTGAATCTGAACTTTGATAAGtggtttaatttgattttgtaatttgtgtGTTTGAGAGAAACGTGAATCTTAACTTTCTCATTCGTTAAATGATTCTATTCTATCTTATGTATCTTCTGTTCCCACTGTGTTATGAAGCTGAATTTGTggtttttcaaaactttttgacCTTGACAAGGAGGAATCAATAATTCCTACAGCACACAAAAAAAATTcaggttttaacttttaactctCAAGTCAGGagaatttaataatttatgtACAGAGAAGAGATAAAATAATGATGTAAATACACATTTTTTTCTtccataaatttaattataatttttgatattttgtaaATTTCTAAAATAACCACTTACAATACACCATATTTATCTCCTAGTAtgttctattgttgttgttgttgttatattTATGTCATGTAAGTACTTTAGTACTAAAATAAAACATGCACAGATGGATTCTTTTACATTGTTTTAAAATGTGAATCTAatctaataaaaaattgttatatgaatttttttaagattttttatttttaatattaaaaataattaattaaaagagaaaaaaatggtcTTTCATATCATAAAAATGCATCAAACAAGTATATCGAAAAAAAAGTGCTGGatcattttttcttaaaaaaatattatattttttatttttgttaaaatgtaCTAAGTACTTTATTATTTTGGGAACATCCCACTCAAAATTGTTTTGAACTTGTCTTCTTTTACACATTCTTCTTAAACAATGTTGTTGTTATCATAGTCTTCCTCTTCAATCTCTTCCTTTTTTTggatgcttttttcttttttttttaataattttctcttcttttttcttcattttcttctttttatagcACAAAATTTTGATacataacacaaaaattttaatgttCAACACAATTTTTTGAAATGATTATGTGCCTGGAATATTAATATCCAACCAACATAAAATTTGATATATAGGGGTtgaattttatacaaaatttttaatttattttgttattttttcttacataaaaataatttatgcaGGTTATATAATTACTGAATtgctttttttaaagattttataatatatataaaaaaattcagtaattttattttttatatgataccaATACTTTTATAGTATATTTAATTAGGAAGTTGttacatatctttttaattaagaTCAGTTCtttcaaaagtttcaaaaatttaaaaataaattatacattattaGTTATCTCAAAATACCGTATTTTTATAGAATGCAAAATAcactcttaaaataaaattataatcgaAATAAATTATCATGAAACAAGGTAAAAGTTTTCTTTTCAACAATATAAGTTTacaaaattagtattttttataaaaaatatctaaaatagacaatataattattaaaaaaattgtaagtTATTATATTCATAGAGATAAGTACCTAtatagaaattaatttaaaaatataaaaatttgagtGTATGATACAAAATTGGTTAAGTAAAAATATTAGTGAAAGAAATAATTGAGACTTAAATCTatcacattattaaaaataattacatataaaattactaaatattttaaatattagtaagGTTACTACTTGCTTTTTTTGAATTCATTCTTAgtgtaatataaaaatttttaaaggactataaatttaaaatatatatataatataaaaaatttaatatacaataatatttttttaaagattacaATTAACTCATTTAGTTAACAAAACATATTTACAATACAAATTTATATACTATGTATCAAAATTTATATGCTATGCGAATAAAATTTTGTGTTCtctaatcaaaattatttttgtgcTTAAAAACACAGAAAAAGAAGCGATGACCGTATACttgcgttttttttctttttatcatgAAGGTTTTCATAATGTATACGGATTAAATTGAATCTTTACTAGAGAAGATCTGATTCCAATTTACTCAATTGAATATGCAATGCTTTCTATAAATAATTTATGGAAAagttaaataacaaaataaaggacCAATTCTTGTAATAAAAACATTATTGAAAGAAAGTAGAAACACTCCCGGGCTACTCGGATGTCAAGTCCTTCGTTAACATTTTGTTTGGTATTGAAGAAtttataagaaaagaagaagagataaaaaaatggatgaaaaatttaatttttctgtttggATCAGTAAAAAAAttgcatgaaaaacaaaaaactatatGTGGAattcagtttaattttttttccccAAAAGTGTGAAAGAAAACTGGGATTGAATTGTAAAAATAGGTAAAAGTACTTATTTACCCTTTTAGTAAcctcttttattgaatttttatggTTTAGTTGTTACTAATGTTTAAACAGCTAAGAAAAAATTGTCTTTACTTCATTGGCAATCTTAAAAAACATTTGTTCTCAActcattttttttgtaaattatacAAAATTCTGCTTTGGTTAAATTAGTTTTTGACCATCAAAATTATTAAGTGATTTTAGAAGCTAAGTCTATTGAATTTTGGTGCTTTTGACCATCTTCAATGCAATTGTATATGATTTTTCGTTGTTTGTagtaaaaaagaaatattagcaacttttattgttattattttatttttttaaagacaaTTTAGTGATATTTTTTTTGCAATATAACTAAAGAAATTAATGGCGTAATTTgtgagtaatttttattattcttttacataattatttatttgtatttgtttgaaaaataaagatatatCTCGTTGTTTATGacatttaaaatctttaaaaataatttggatattttttattgaaaaaataatttaagtacattaataaattataatttatatataatatatgtaagggtaataaaataattttactctataataattttcttttttcttattttttttttatatttaaacaaaaaaaaaatttcttattttcttttcttctattttttcttcgtccaaataacataaaaaaaattactttttcttttattttttttctctcattttctttccATCCATTTTCTTTTCACTCATTTTCCATCAAATATCTAAATATAGTGTAAATTTCTTGGCTTCCTTTTATTTAGTTTGACTTTGACCTGATTTTCCATGGAGTACACACTATACAGTAGAATTTTAGAAAACATACCTTCTTAACTGTTATTAAATAAATTGCGTGCTAGATATGTAATTATCTTGATGAAGAACCAATAATAAACTGATCCAGGGGTAACTTCTGAATGGTTTTGAGTTACATCAAAGTTGTATCTGTTAGTAGGATTAGAAGGGAGTTGAGTTGAGTCGAATTGAACTAGCCTAAATTTAAATTTGGCTCACAAAAATTAAGTTTGGCTCACAagtcgactcattaacaatcaaACTTATTTCGTAAGCTCAAGTTCGACTCAACCAAAGCTCACGAGTTTACTCAAACTCATGAACTAACTCAAATAATAGgaacataatatataattttatattaataaattatataatatatatatatatattaaaaatattaaaaaaaatttatatattctctatctatcaattataaattttttatttatgtcttatatcaaaattatataaaaaatactataaaattttaaataaataaaaatattaatatatatgtaaaattatatattattattttttatatataatatatattaaattattaatacgcatatcctatatgcatttaatctataattttaatattatatataatcgaACTAGCttacgagctaatgagctgagttTATCCAaactcgactcatttaatttatgagctcaatttcatGTTCAAGCTCGGCTCACCACCTTACGAGTTTAGCTTATTGAGTTATTAATGAGTCGAACTCGAACTGGCTCATGAGCTGACTTCACTCATTTTCAGTCCTATCTGCAAGTATAACAACTTGTGAAACTCGATTCATTGACTGAATTTGTAAATTAGTATAAGTTTATCATAACACATAATAATATAGAATTAATACTGTTGATAAAAAATATCTAGCTTCGAGAAATGTCATACTCGAAATATAATGGAATTTTATTTCGAGAAATGGAGGCTGTATCGAGTAAGATTTGTCAAGGAATGAGAAGCAGGAGCCAGTCAATGGATTAAGTCGAGGAGATAATCGATGTGCTCAATCGAaaaataaattggttatttgAAGTTTATTTTAGCAGTTACTCACATTGTGTGTAACACCTTAATTAGTCTAaactttacctcgcgtcgtaaagcaaaggttaatcaaagattacgacagttctaagctcatacatataatatatagaagaaataatattatttagaagcctgatgaagggtACAACTCAAAAACGGGATTTGAAAAGCTCATAAGTACTAGCGAAACTACTAACTTAAAAAGCACAAGAAACAGATGTAATATACCaagatataatagtataatattataagGACCTAGTCACGGCTCGCAGAGTTTAAGTCGGCTAGCCAAATATATAGACAAAAGAAATTGAAGTTTAAAATGGCTTATACAACTTTTGTTCTCTCAATACATGCCTCTaggcaaaataaaatacaaaagtgagagatgtataaacaaaataaatcaaaaggacTCCAAAAAGATatccggatcctccgcttctgtcaccacccaaagcaactcaccgaggtgggttgcgacctgcatctgaaaacaacaacagaaatatgatatgagaaccggagattctcattatagtaacagtgcccagtgatataagaccccgggatgccaaaggcaatcctagactccaaATCCCTTACAAGATTCAAACTTAAGgcatactaaaataataaaacataattatataaaaccttaacataaataaacagggtactctatcttaggggatgtctattctaaccaaacaccgctgtcccacagccttcaccaacctatcctccatgcgatcccattgccaccgccttccgaacctcctcaaacctagtagaaaacaaaagtatatacaatacaagtaaaacataagtagaagcatatataacaattaattcaaatagaaattaGACAGGTTATACAAATAGGAAAACAatatcaagtcggcaaagcatacaaacagatagaaaatgcacatgatgaatgcctgccctactggctgtgatatcacattgtcggttcaactgccaacccgacacatctccatggagatgttgcccttcggaatcatcataTGGGAACCCTCAAGATATAGTGCTTAGATCACTATTCAGGGTTTTGCGCCTGTacgctctattgatccgaagggatgcgagcgagaTACTATTGCCActgacctcacatctcaacacaAGCGGGACGAACCGCCACCCTTACACTGCCAccactacctcgacaggcgggatccaaccgccgtccctgccggacgcatagcgtctcatagtCTCAATATACAAATGATacatcagtggttttcagaaaacatttgcaatatatcatggatccatcatctcattccgagtcctcgactcatctcaaccactgtcaattcaaTATCTCCATTCCT is a window from the Arachis hypogaea cultivar Tifrunner chromosome 1, arahy.Tifrunner.gnm2.J5K5, whole genome shotgun sequence genome containing:
- the LOC112706455 gene encoding nuclear transcription factor Y subunit B-6 — translated: METGGGFHGYRNLPTTTSGLKLSVSEMNMRAVENNTGSSNNNHTDDNECTVREQDRFMPIANVIRIMRKILPPHAKISDDAKETIQECVSEYISFITGEANERCQREQRKTITAEDVLWAMSKLGFDDYIEPLTMYLHRYRELEGDRTSMRGEPLGKRTVDYGTLGVAAASTFVPPFHIGHHHHHPHPSSYYGTPMGNYIRDAPNAGSSLQPPSLAHAEPNTQYK